One segment of Anatilimnocola aggregata DNA contains the following:
- the aroE gene encoding shikimate dehydrogenase: protein MPHQALQEIVCCLGQPVAGNPTQYMMEKAFVAAGLDWRYLTLEVPADKLTDAVRGLRAMGFRGANFTIPHKVAVIPLLDSLSPAAELMGAVNCVKRDGAKLLGENTDGKGFVQSLRSLLDPSGKRIAILGSGGAARAIAVELGLSGAAEIVIVNRTVGRGQDLVSLLNDKVKVNSRLVHWKGDFEVPAEIDVLINATSIGLGDAQAQVPVDVATLRNELVVADVIFNPPRTKLIRDAEGRGCRTLDGLGMLVNQAVIGFKIWTGVDPDPEVMRDALEEFLNI from the coding sequence GTGCCTCATCAAGCGTTGCAAGAGATTGTGTGCTGCCTGGGCCAACCCGTCGCGGGTAACCCGACGCAGTATATGATGGAAAAAGCCTTCGTCGCTGCGGGACTCGACTGGCGCTATCTCACGCTGGAAGTCCCGGCCGACAAACTGACGGATGCCGTTCGCGGGCTGCGAGCAATGGGCTTTCGCGGCGCGAACTTTACTATTCCTCATAAGGTCGCCGTCATTCCGCTGCTCGACAGCCTCAGTCCCGCAGCCGAACTGATGGGCGCGGTCAATTGCGTCAAGCGTGACGGTGCGAAACTGCTGGGCGAAAACACCGACGGCAAAGGCTTTGTGCAATCACTTCGCTCCCTGCTCGATCCCAGTGGTAAACGCATCGCTATTCTCGGCAGTGGTGGCGCAGCGCGGGCGATTGCGGTGGAACTGGGTCTGAGCGGTGCCGCTGAAATTGTGATCGTCAATCGAACGGTGGGGCGCGGGCAAGACCTGGTATCGCTGCTGAATGACAAAGTGAAGGTCAACAGCCGGTTGGTGCACTGGAAAGGGGACTTTGAAGTTCCCGCGGAGATCGACGTCCTCATCAACGCCACGTCGATCGGTCTCGGCGATGCGCAGGCTCAGGTGCCCGTCGATGTCGCTACGCTGCGAAATGAACTCGTCGTAGCCGATGTGATTTTTAATCCACCCCGCACCAAACTGATTCGCGATGCCGAAGGGCGCGGCTGCCGCACGCTCGATGGTCTTGGCATGCTTGTGAATCAGGCTGTCATCGGCTTTAAGATTTGGACCGGCGTCGATCCCGATCCGGAAGTCATGCGCGATGCGCTCGAAGAGTTCCTGAATATCTGA
- a CDS encoding pyridoxine 5'-phosphate synthase, with amino-acid sequence MPDLGVNIDHVATIRQARKTYEPDPVAAAVLAELAGADVITVHLREDRRHIQDRDVRVLRETVTVKLNLELSVAPEIVGIATQVKPQQATVVPERREEVTTEGGLDVVGNLDAVRRTVDALHAAGVFVSLFLDPDPRQIEAGHKLGCAAIELHTGQYALTTGQARERELSQLIAAGKQIRELGMTLHAGHGLNYQNVGPVARIQDMRELNIGHSIVARAVLVGFERAVREMKELMR; translated from the coding sequence ATGCCTGATCTTGGGGTGAATATCGATCACGTGGCGACCATTCGGCAAGCGCGCAAAACCTATGAACCGGATCCGGTGGCGGCAGCAGTCCTCGCCGAGTTGGCCGGGGCCGATGTGATTACGGTCCATCTTCGTGAAGACCGCCGGCACATTCAAGATCGTGATGTCCGCGTGCTGCGCGAAACGGTAACGGTCAAATTGAACCTTGAGTTATCCGTCGCTCCCGAGATTGTCGGCATTGCTACGCAAGTCAAACCGCAACAGGCAACCGTTGTCCCCGAACGGCGCGAAGAAGTAACGACCGAAGGCGGACTCGACGTGGTCGGCAACCTCGATGCCGTCCGCCGCACGGTCGATGCCTTGCATGCGGCCGGTGTTTTCGTCAGCCTGTTTCTCGATCCCGATCCGCGGCAAATCGAAGCTGGTCACAAGTTGGGCTGTGCGGCAATTGAACTGCACACCGGTCAATATGCACTCACCACCGGCCAGGCCCGCGAGCGTGAATTGTCGCAATTGATCGCGGCTGGCAAGCAGATTCGTGAGTTGGGTATGACGCTGCATGCGGGTCACGGGCTGAACTATCAAAACGTCGGACCCGTGGCAAGAATCCAAGACATGCGCGAGTTGAACATCGGCCACAGCATTGTGGCGCGGGCCGTGCTCGTCGGCTTCGAACGGGCCGTGCGCGAGATGAAAGAGCTGATGCGTTAA
- a CDS encoding DUF1501 domain-containing protein has product MQFQPANLPLARRQFLGGASAGLGATALAALLNPNLLAAPVKGNARPGELKTLHFAPKAKRVIYLVMSGGPSHIDLFDHKPELKKHHGTELPASIRMGQRITGMTAGQKAFPCASSLFKFEQHGKSGSWISELLPHIGGVADDIAIVKSLHTEAINHDPAITFVQTGSQQPGRPSLGAWLSYGLGAETDNLPAFVVMISQGSGNKTDQPIFSRLWGPGFLPSEHQGVRFRSGDDPVLYLSNPSGIDAVARREMLDGVGELNRLSAGTLNDPEIQTRIAQYEMAYRMQSSVPELTDLATESKETLELYGVNDSNVDGGFARNCLLARRMAERGVRFIQLMHRGWDQHSSLPGQIRGQCKDVDRPSAALVKDLKDRGLLEDTLVIWGGEFGRTVYSQGSLTATNYGRDHHGRCYSMWLAGGGIKPGITHGETDDYCYNIVSDGVHVHDLNATVLHCLGIDHTRLTYRFQGRDFRLTDVEGKVVKQLLS; this is encoded by the coding sequence ATGCAATTTCAACCTGCGAATCTTCCGCTCGCGCGCCGGCAATTCCTGGGCGGCGCTAGTGCCGGGCTGGGTGCGACTGCGCTCGCGGCGCTGTTGAATCCAAACCTGCTCGCGGCGCCGGTGAAGGGGAACGCGCGTCCCGGCGAACTGAAGACGCTGCATTTCGCCCCCAAAGCGAAACGCGTCATCTATCTGGTGATGTCGGGCGGTCCCAGTCACATCGACTTGTTCGACCACAAACCGGAACTGAAAAAACATCACGGCACCGAGCTTCCCGCTTCGATTCGCATGGGGCAGCGGATCACCGGGATGACGGCCGGCCAGAAAGCGTTTCCCTGCGCTTCGTCTCTCTTCAAGTTCGAGCAGCACGGCAAAAGTGGTTCGTGGATCAGTGAACTGTTGCCGCATATCGGTGGCGTGGCCGACGACATCGCCATCGTCAAATCGCTGCATACCGAGGCGATCAATCACGACCCGGCGATTACCTTTGTGCAAACCGGTTCGCAGCAACCGGGCCGGCCGAGCCTGGGTGCCTGGCTCAGTTATGGCCTGGGTGCTGAGACCGACAATCTGCCCGCGTTCGTCGTGATGATCTCGCAAGGGAGCGGCAATAAAACCGATCAACCGATCTTCTCGCGACTCTGGGGCCCCGGCTTTTTGCCGTCGGAACATCAAGGTGTCCGCTTTCGCAGCGGAGACGACCCGGTTCTTTATCTATCGAACCCGAGCGGGATTGATGCCGTCGCGCGGCGCGAAATGCTCGACGGCGTCGGCGAGCTTAATCGCCTGTCGGCGGGCACACTCAACGATCCAGAGATTCAGACCCGAATTGCGCAGTACGAAATGGCGTACCGCATGCAGTCGTCGGTGCCGGAGTTGACCGATCTCGCCACCGAGAGCAAAGAGACGCTTGAACTGTACGGTGTGAACGACTCCAACGTCGACGGCGGCTTTGCCCGCAACTGTTTGCTCGCTCGGCGGATGGCTGAACGCGGCGTGCGCTTCATTCAGTTGATGCATCGCGGCTGGGATCAGCACAGTTCACTGCCCGGACAGATTCGCGGGCAATGCAAAGACGTCGACCGCCCCAGCGCGGCGCTAGTGAAAGACTTAAAGGATCGCGGCCTGCTCGAAGATACGCTCGTCATCTGGGGCGGGGAATTCGGCCGCACGGTTTATAGCCAAGGCTCGCTGACCGCAACCAACTACGGCCGCGATCATCACGGCCGCTGTTATTCGATGTGGCTGGCCGGCGGCGGCATCAAGCCGGGCATCACGCATGGCGAGACCGACGATTACTGCTACAACATTGTCAGCGACGGCGTGCACGTGCACGACCTGAACGCGACGGTGCTCCATTGCCTGGGGATCGATCACACCCGGCTGACCTATCGCTTTCAAGGGCGCGACTTTCGCCTGACCGATGTCGAAGGGAAAGTCGTCAAGCAGTTGTTGAGTTAG